DNA from Pelagibacterium nitratireducens:
CGGGATCCAGACCGGCGATCTGCGCACCCTCCAGTGCGGCTCCTGCCGTCATGAATTCTGCGGGCTCGTCGCCGAGCGCGGGATCGATTGCATCGTCAGGCGCACCACTATCGTCGCGATCCGCAAGGTCACCGATGAGAAACTTCATTTCTGAAATTTCCCGCTCCTGGGCCTCGATGATTTCGTCGGCGAGCTTGCGGACGCGCGGATCGGTAATCTGGGAGCGTTCAGATGTCATGATGGCAATTGAGTGATGTGGGATCATTGCCTGCATGTATTCGCTGTCGTCAACGCTGACTTGACTACGCACTAACCAGAGCGCCCCCGAAAACACGACGATTGAACCAGCGAAAATGGCGATGTTGAGCTTGGTGTTCTTGTACATCGAGAGCATGTACGCCAGCATGATGACGGCCATGGTGGCACCCATGACCAGCGCCATCCAGGCGCGGGTTTCGCTCCAGAATACGTGCTCGAAAGCATAGGTGTTGAGATACATCAGGCCGAACATGACCAGCGTAGACGTGGCGATCATGGCGGCAAAGCGCCAATACATTTTCATGAAACTTCTCCGATCGAAATGGATCCAAATGATTTGCGGACCTGCTTAGGTCCGGTTCATCTGGGCGGAGGTGGATCAATGCCTGCATTGTTAGCTGGTGGCGCTGGGAAAGCCCAATGATCGACCAATGTCTGCTTTTCGTCGGTATTTATGTTGATACCGGCGGGCAGCACAGCGGAGGTGGCGCAATGGAGATCGAAGGCGTTGCCGGACCCGGCGTGATGGGCCTGGCTTAGTTCACCTGGCGTATTTTGACCGAGCGACTCAGCATCTTGCGTGGGGGCGAGAAGGAATGTGTGTTCGCTTTGGCAAACTGCCCCAATCGCGGGTAGGGCCGTCAAGACCATCATGAGAAAGCCCAGCGATATGGCCCTGCGGAAGCGCATGAGGGTCATAGCATCCTCATCATCCACAGCGCCATGGCGACCATCATCACGTTCTCGGTCAGGGACACGAAGCCCAAGGGGACGTTGCTGTTTCCGCCGACGCAAGCGCATTTGAGATCGCGCTTGTCGATATAGACGGCTTTGAATACTGAAATGGCACCAATGGTGCCGATGACGAGGGCGACGGGGATCGCGATCCAGAGCAGAGCGCCTGCGATCATCAGAACGCCGGCGAGCGCTTCCCCGAAAGGATAGAAGTAGGCGTAAGGGACGTAGCGTTGCGCTACGAGATCGTATCCGAGGAACGTGTTTGAAAACGATGAGATGTCACGGAGCTTGAGGACCGCGAGGATGCACATGGAGATGGCGATGAACCACTCCACGGACCGAATGGTCACAACGGTGCCGAATGCTGCCCAGGTCGCGGCCAACGCCATTGCTGCAGCCATGGCAAAGACCGCGACTACCGGCGTGTAGCTTGTCTCGCCTTCATTTTTGCCTTTGCCAAAGTGCCTTTTGAGGTCGTCGTAACCGCCGACGCGCCTGCCACCAAGAAAGGTTTGCGGCGTGGTATCGACCTGATGCTCTCGCTTGAAAGCGTCGGTTTGCTCCCGAGTTGTCAGCCAGTTGTCCTCAACCTCGTAACCTTCGGACTTCAGCAGATGTCTCGATTTGAGGCCGAACGGACAGATATGGTCGTCCATCACCATCCGATAGAGTACAGCTTTTTCGGCACTTTTACTCATAGGTTCGCACCCCCCTGTTGAAATGTAAACGGCCGAGCGGCGGCATGGTTCACGACTTCATCAAGGATAACTCGACGATTTCCGCGTCGACGGCGCTGCGGCCCGCGCCCTGAACGAGGATCGGCCAAACGGGTGATCTTCCCCAGCTTGTGAGTTCAGCAGGGGGAGTGGGGTTCTCTTCCCCACGTTGACGAACACCGATGTACCTTGCGTTTCCTGATTGCCAGATTGAAACTTTTCGGTCGGGGAAACGTAGCTTCTCCCAGCGGAGACATTTGTTTCTCTCCGTGGCCCTGTTCGGGTCATCTTGACTTCATCAAGGAGAAGAACACCATGCTGAAACAATCGATAGTCGCGTTGGCGCTTGGTTCGAGTGCATTGATGGCGGGTCCTGCACTGGCCGATCATCTCAATATTGCAACGGACGGCATTCAGGTCGATGGCGATACGGTGACTATACCCTCGGTCCTCATCGATGAACCAGGTTTCGTGGTCATTCACGAGGTTCTCGATGGTCAACCCGTGGTGCCGGCCTCGATCGGCAATGCATATGTGGAAGGCGGAACAACGGACAGCGTAGAGATTACGACGGAGTATCCGCTTGAAGATGGCGCCGACTACATCGCCATGCTGCATTATGATACTGACGGAGACGGGAAATATTCGTTCGGTGACGGAATGACCGATGTCGACACCCCGGCGCTCAACACGGAAGACGCTCCGTATGTTCAGCCGTTCACCGCCGGCGACTCCATGATGTAACGTTCGGCAACCGAATGATGGAGGCTCCATCATAGAACCAACATCAGGGTCCGTAGCACCACGCTGCGGGCCTTTTTATCTTTGGGCCGTTTAGTGGTGGGATGGGGACAAAGGTGATTGGCGACAACCGGGATCGTGATTTATGGCCATACGATTACGTTCGGCTCGTCGGCCTCAACGCATGGAAAAGATTCAGACGTGTGGTCGGGTCTCAACCGGCGGCCAATCGT
Protein-coding regions in this window:
- a CDS encoding DUF305 domain-containing protein, producing the protein MYWRFAAMIATSTLVMFGLMYLNTYAFEHVFWSETRAWMALVMGATMAVIMLAYMLSMYKNTKLNIAIFAGSIVVFSGALWLVRSQVSVDDSEYMQAMIPHHSIAIMTSERSQITDPRVRKLADEIIEAQEREISEMKFLIGDLADRDDSGAPDDAIDPALGDEPAEFMTAGAALEGAQIAGLDPATLDDAQIEEGLDGDRRCVFRYTSEGNPVFAFNPGADGEDAALIKVNGALVRLALASNSEGALGYEAGDIRISLTSEQQAQGWDADQNEATMVFEIGSELRVGYGGYVACSA
- a CDS encoding glutaredoxin, whose product is MSKSAEKAVLYRMVMDDHICPFGLKSRHLLKSEGYEVEDNWLTTREQTDAFKREHQVDTTPQTFLGGRRVGGYDDLKRHFGKGKNEGETSYTPVVAVFAMAAAMALAATWAAFGTVVTIRSVEWFIAISMCILAVLKLRDISSFSNTFLGYDLVAQRYVPYAYFYPFGEALAGVLMIAGALLWIAIPVALVIGTIGAISVFKAVYIDKRDLKCACVGGNSNVPLGFVSLTENVMMVAMALWMMRML
- a CDS encoding DUF7282 domain-containing protein translates to MLKQSIVALALGSSALMAGPALADHLNIATDGIQVDGDTVTIPSVLIDEPGFVVIHEVLDGQPVVPASIGNAYVEGGTTDSVEITTEYPLEDGADYIAMLHYDTDGDGKYSFGDGMTDVDTPALNTEDAPYVQPFTAGDSMM